From Pan troglodytes isolate AG18354 chromosome 11, NHGRI_mPanTro3-v2.0_pri, whole genome shotgun sequence, the proteins below share one genomic window:
- the TRMT10B gene encoding tRNA methyltransferase 10 homolog B isoform X1 → MDWKLEGSTQKVESPVLQGQEGILEETGEDGLPEGFQLLQIDAEGECQEGEILATGSTAWCSKNVQRKQRHWEKTVAAKKSQRKQEKERRKANRAENPGICPQHSKRFLRALTKDKLLEAKHSGPRLCIDLSMTHYMSKKELSRLAGQIRRLYGSNKKADRPFWICLTGFTTDSPLYEECVRMNDGFSSYLLDITEEDCFSLFPLETLVYLTPDSEHALEDVDLNKVYILGGLVDESIQKKVTFQKAREYSVKTARLPIQEYMVRNQNGKNYHSEILAINQVFDILSTYLETHNWPEALKKGVSSGKGYILRNSVE, encoded by the exons ATGGACTGGAAATTGGAAGGGAGTACTCAGAAAGTAGAGTCACCTGTGCTGCAGGGGCAAGAAGGCATCCTAGAGGAGACAGGTGAAGATGGACTTCCTGAAGGCTTCCAGCTTCTGCAGATCGATGCGGAAGGCGAGTGCCAGGAGGGAGAGATCCTGGCCACAGGCAGTACGGCATGGTGCTCG AAAAATGTCCAGAGAAAACAGAGACACTGGGAAAAGACAGTTGCAGCAAAGAAGAgccaaagaaagcaagaaaaagaacgAAGAAAAGCCAATCGTGCAGAAAATCCAG GCATTTGCCCCCAGCACAGCAAACGTTTCCTGAGAGCTCTAACCAAAGACAAACTTTTGGAAGCCAAACACTCAGGACCAAGACTATGTATCGATTTGAGTATGACCCACTACATGTCAAAGAAG GAATTAAGTAGACTGGCTGGACAGATTCGAAGGTTGTATGGTTCAAACAAAAAAGCTGACAGGCCATTTTGGATCTGCCTCACTGGATTCACAACAGACAGTCCCCTTTATGAAGAGTGTGTGAGGATGAATGATGGATTTTCTAGTTACCTG TTAGACATAACAGAAGAAGACTGCTTTAGTTTATTTCCCTTGGAAACCCTTGTGTACCTGACTCCTGACTCAGAACACG CTCTTGAAGATGTTGATCTAAACAAAGTTTACATCCTCGGTGGGCTTGTGGATGAAAGCATTCAGAAG AAGGTGACATTTCAAAAGGCCCGGGAATACTCTGTCAAGACCGCACGCTTGCCAATCCAGGAATACATGGTCAGAAACCAGAATGGGAAAAACTATCATTCAGAGATACTGGCCATCAATCAAG TGTTTGATATCCTGTCCACTTACTTAGAGACTCACAACTGGCCTGAAGCATTGAAGAAAGGAGTTTCTTCAGGAAAAGGCTATATTCTTCGGAACTCAGTGGAATGA
- the TRMT10B gene encoding tRNA methyltransferase 10 homolog B isoform X3, which yields MDFLKASSFCRSMRKASARRERSWPQAVRHGARSQFCFLDNIRKMSRENRDTGKRQLQQRRAKESKKKNEEKPIVQKIQELSRLAGQIRRLYGSNKKADRPFWICLTGFTTDSPLYEECVRMNDGFSSYLLDITEEDCFSLFPLETLVYLTPDSEHALEDVDLNKVYILGGLVDESIQKKVTFQKAREYSVKTARLPIQEYMVRNQNGKNYHSEILAINQVFDILSTYLETHNWPEALKKGVSSGKGYILRNSVE from the exons ATGGACTTCCTGAAGGCTTCCAGCTTCTGCAGATCGATGCGGAAGGCGAGTGCCAGGAGGGAGAGATCCTGGCCACAGGCAGTACGGCATGGTGCTCG ttctcaattttgttttctgGATAATATAAGAAAAATGTCCAGAGAAAACAGAGACACTGGGAAAAGACAGTTGCAGCAAAGAAGAgccaaagaaagcaagaaaaagaacgAAGAAAAGCCAATCGTGCAGAAAATCCAG GAATTAAGTAGACTGGCTGGACAGATTCGAAGGTTGTATGGTTCAAACAAAAAAGCTGACAGGCCATTTTGGATCTGCCTCACTGGATTCACAACAGACAGTCCCCTTTATGAAGAGTGTGTGAGGATGAATGATGGATTTTCTAGTTACCTG TTAGACATAACAGAAGAAGACTGCTTTAGTTTATTTCCCTTGGAAACCCTTGTGTACCTGACTCCTGACTCAGAACACG CTCTTGAAGATGTTGATCTAAACAAAGTTTACATCCTCGGTGGGCTTGTGGATGAAAGCATTCAGAAG AAGGTGACATTTCAAAAGGCCCGGGAATACTCTGTCAAGACCGCACGCTTGCCAATCCAGGAATACATGGTCAGAAACCAGAATGGGAAAAACTATCATTCAGAGATACTGGCCATCAATCAAG TGTTTGATATCCTGTCCACTTACTTAGAGACTCACAACTGGCCTGAAGCATTGAAGAAAGGAGTTTCTTCAGGAAAAGGCTATATTCTTCGGAACTCAGTGGAATGA
- the TRMT10B gene encoding tRNA methyltransferase 10 homolog B isoform X2: protein MDWKLEGSTQKVESPVLQGQEGILEETGEDGLPEGFQLLQIDAEGECQEGEILATGSTAWCSKNVQRKQRHWEKTVAAKKSQRKQEKERRKANRAENPGICPQHSKRFLRALTKDKLLEAKHSGPRLCIDLSMTHYMSKKELSRLAGQIRRLYGSNKKADRPFWICLTGFTTDSPLYEECVRMNDGFSSYLLDITEEDCFSLFPLETLVYLTPDSEHALEDVDLNKVYILGGLVDESIQKRRSLLMLLRLVLNSRPQAILLPQPPKTLGLQA from the exons ATGGACTGGAAATTGGAAGGGAGTACTCAGAAAGTAGAGTCACCTGTGCTGCAGGGGCAAGAAGGCATCCTAGAGGAGACAGGTGAAGATGGACTTCCTGAAGGCTTCCAGCTTCTGCAGATCGATGCGGAAGGCGAGTGCCAGGAGGGAGAGATCCTGGCCACAGGCAGTACGGCATGGTGCTCG AAAAATGTCCAGAGAAAACAGAGACACTGGGAAAAGACAGTTGCAGCAAAGAAGAgccaaagaaagcaagaaaaagaacgAAGAAAAGCCAATCGTGCAGAAAATCCAG GCATTTGCCCCCAGCACAGCAAACGTTTCCTGAGAGCTCTAACCAAAGACAAACTTTTGGAAGCCAAACACTCAGGACCAAGACTATGTATCGATTTGAGTATGACCCACTACATGTCAAAGAAG GAATTAAGTAGACTGGCTGGACAGATTCGAAGGTTGTATGGTTCAAACAAAAAAGCTGACAGGCCATTTTGGATCTGCCTCACTGGATTCACAACAGACAGTCCCCTTTATGAAGAGTGTGTGAGGATGAATGATGGATTTTCTAGTTACCTG TTAGACATAACAGAAGAAGACTGCTTTAGTTTATTTCCCTTGGAAACCCTTGTGTACCTGACTCCTGACTCAGAACACG CTCTTGAAGATGTTGATCTAAACAAAGTTTACATCCTCGGTGGGCTTGTGGATGAAAGCATTCAGAAG agacgaaGTCTCTtgatgttgctcaggctggtcttgaactccaggcctcaagcaatccttctgcctcagcctcccaaaacactgggattacaggcatga
- the TRMT10B gene encoding tRNA methyltransferase 10 homolog B isoform X4, with the protein MDFLKASSFCRSMRKASARRERSWPQAVRHGARKMSRENRDTGKRQLQQRRAKESKKKNEEKPIVQKIQELSRLAGQIRRLYGSNKKADRPFWICLTGFTTDSPLYEECVRMNDGFSSYLLDITEEDCFSLFPLETLVYLTPDSEHALEDVDLNKVYILGGLVDESIQKKVTFQKAREYSVKTARLPIQEYMVRNQNGKNYHSEILAINQVFDILSTYLETHNWPEALKKGVSSGKGYILRNSVE; encoded by the exons ATGGACTTCCTGAAGGCTTCCAGCTTCTGCAGATCGATGCGGAAGGCGAGTGCCAGGAGGGAGAGATCCTGGCCACAGGCAGTACGGCATGGTGCTCG AAAAATGTCCAGAGAAAACAGAGACACTGGGAAAAGACAGTTGCAGCAAAGAAGAgccaaagaaagcaagaaaaagaacgAAGAAAAGCCAATCGTGCAGAAAATCCAG GAATTAAGTAGACTGGCTGGACAGATTCGAAGGTTGTATGGTTCAAACAAAAAAGCTGACAGGCCATTTTGGATCTGCCTCACTGGATTCACAACAGACAGTCCCCTTTATGAAGAGTGTGTGAGGATGAATGATGGATTTTCTAGTTACCTG TTAGACATAACAGAAGAAGACTGCTTTAGTTTATTTCCCTTGGAAACCCTTGTGTACCTGACTCCTGACTCAGAACACG CTCTTGAAGATGTTGATCTAAACAAAGTTTACATCCTCGGTGGGCTTGTGGATGAAAGCATTCAGAAG AAGGTGACATTTCAAAAGGCCCGGGAATACTCTGTCAAGACCGCACGCTTGCCAATCCAGGAATACATGGTCAGAAACCAGAATGGGAAAAACTATCATTCAGAGATACTGGCCATCAATCAAG TGTTTGATATCCTGTCCACTTACTTAGAGACTCACAACTGGCCTGAAGCATTGAAGAAAGGAGTTTCTTCAGGAAAAGGCTATATTCTTCGGAACTCAGTGGAATGA